Proteins from one bacterium genomic window:
- a CDS encoding DUF4007 family protein, with protein sequence MSRHETFTPRYGWLKKGYEAAISDGRVFIAQDAIERLGVGKNMVRSIRSWCLAFHLLEPCEGEGKKGVNGALQPTQLGNRLLADDGWDPYLEDLGSLWLLHWQLFVPPIESASWSLAFNHCVLPAFDRKHLARVLVSAAQQYDKLSALSESSFDNDASCLIRMYTGGKVDPTVGIDCPFTQLNIIRTVEESNTFRFVTAEKQTLPSLIFAACCFSYANLTQPNQKTLSLHKIVYEFNSPGVVFKLSEMDAGRLLDDAAAQMQGVDFMESVGNRQLLFNENPIDLFWHALELYYADEEFRGAKK encoded by the coding sequence GTGAGTCGGCACGAAACATTCACGCCCCGCTATGGATGGCTGAAGAAGGGATATGAGGCAGCTATAAGCGATGGGAGGGTGTTTATTGCCCAAGACGCGATCGAAAGGCTTGGCGTGGGGAAAAATATGGTTAGATCCATTCGGTCGTGGTGTTTGGCGTTTCATCTCTTGGAACCATGCGAGGGCGAGGGGAAAAAGGGGGTAAATGGTGCCTTGCAGCCCACGCAGTTGGGAAATCGATTACTTGCTGACGATGGCTGGGACCCATACCTCGAAGACCTTGGGAGTCTTTGGCTTTTGCATTGGCAACTGTTTGTGCCTCCCATTGAGTCAGCGTCGTGGTCGCTGGCTTTCAACCATTGTGTTCTGCCAGCTTTCGATCGCAAACATCTTGCAAGGGTTTTAGTGTCTGCCGCGCAGCAGTATGATAAACTCTCGGCACTCTCGGAGAGTTCGTTTGACAATGACGCATCCTGTTTGATCCGAATGTATACAGGTGGTAAGGTTGATCCAACGGTAGGTATCGATTGCCCGTTTACTCAACTCAATATTATCCGCACCGTCGAAGAGTCAAACACCTTCCGGTTCGTGACAGCGGAAAAGCAAACTCTCCCCAGCCTCATATTTGCAGCCTGCTGTTTTTCCTATGCCAACTTGACTCAGCCAAATCAAAAGACCCTCTCACTGCATAAGATTGTTTATGAGTTCAATTCGCCAGGGGTCGTGTTCAAGCTTTCAGAAATGGATGCAGGCAGGTTGCTGGATGATGCTGCTGCGCAAATGCAAGGTGTGGATTTTATGGAATCCGTGGGTAATCGGCAACTCCTATTCAATGAGAATCCTATCGACCTTTTCTGGCATGCTCTCGAACTGTACTACGCAGATGAGGAGTTCCGAGGTGCTAAAAAGTGA
- the lpxD gene encoding UDP-3-O-(3-hydroxymyristoyl)glucosamine N-acyltransferase, which yields MEKTLKELAEFVGGAVRGNPETLIRGVAGVREAHEGEITFIANPKYLPLLPHTGASAVILSAKDPETKIASIRTANPYLAFAKILRLFSETPHLPSGIHPRACIDPSAIIGQNVSIHPLAVIGREVRIGNNVQIYSGAFIGDFSQIGDGCIIYPNVTLYHHTLIGSSVIIHANTVIGSDGFGYVWDGQEHYKIPQTGRVIIEDAVEIGAGTTIDRGTMGDTIIRRGTKIDNLVQIAHNVVIGESSIIVSQAGISGSAELGKRVTLGGQVGVAGHLKIGDNTMVAAKGGVSKTVPPNSVLAGLIGRPIQEWRKSEASLRLLPELFEKVRKLQQKVLDLEEKIRTPQRQ from the coding sequence ATGGAAAAAACACTCAAGGAACTCGCTGAGTTTGTTGGTGGAGCGGTCCGGGGAAACCCTGAAACCCTTATCCGGGGTGTGGCCGGGGTCAGGGAGGCGCATGAAGGTGAGATTACCTTTATTGCCAATCCAAAATACCTGCCGCTGCTGCCCCACACCGGGGCCTCGGCAGTCATCCTTTCGGCTAAGGACCCGGAGACCAAAATCGCATCCATCAGGACAGCTAACCCATATCTTGCTTTTGCCAAAATACTGCGCCTGTTCTCCGAAACACCTCACCTGCCATCCGGGATCCATCCCCGGGCCTGTATCGACCCCTCTGCAATTATCGGACAGAATGTCTCTATCCACCCGCTGGCAGTCATCGGCAGGGAGGTCAGGATCGGCAACAACGTTCAGATTTACAGCGGGGCCTTTATCGGAGATTTCTCTCAGATCGGCGACGGGTGTATCATCTACCCGAACGTCACCCTGTATCATCACACTCTGATCGGATCCTCGGTAATCATCCACGCCAACACGGTGATCGGAAGCGACGGTTTCGGGTATGTCTGGGATGGTCAGGAACATTACAAGATTCCTCAGACAGGACGGGTGATCATCGAAGATGCTGTGGAAATCGGCGCAGGGACCACCATAGACCGGGGCACGATGGGTGATACGATCATCAGGCGGGGAACCAAAATCGATAATCTGGTTCAGATAGCCCACAATGTCGTCATCGGCGAATCATCCATCATTGTCAGCCAGGCTGGCATTTCAGGGAGTGCGGAACTGGGAAAACGGGTGACATTAGGCGGCCAGGTAGGGGTAGCCGGACATTTGAAAATCGGAGATAACACCATGGTGGCTGCCAAAGGCGGGGTTTCGAAAACCGTTCCTCCCAATAGTGTCCTGGCCGGACTCATTGGCAGACCCATCCAGGAATGGAGAAAATCGGAGGCAAGCCTTCGCCTCCTGCCCGAATTATTCGAAAAAGTCAGAAAGCTTCAGCAAAAGGTACTGGACCTGGAAGAAAAGATAAGGACACCACAGAGACAATAA
- a CDS encoding phosphoadenosine phosphosulfate reductase family protein has protein sequence MTAKRERHILALSGGKDSAALAVYMREKHPEIPLEYVFIDSGCELPETYEYLDRIRAVLSIEIISIRSPRGFEYWLKYYGGVLPSPTNRWCTRQLKLRPYKEWLRQHCRGTRVYSYVGLRADEDREGYRPSDENIIPVHPFIDNRLMIDDIIQILSDVGLGMPSYYSWRQRSGCFFCFFQRDNEWRGLRTNHPTLFEKACQYEEQHSDGRTYTWRDNGSLRDLSSTAGNGMPEAIKNRPLLIDSMAGINVQPFNPENLLIRDKK, from the coding sequence ATGACAGCGAAACGTGAAAGACACATTCTGGCATTATCCGGCGGTAAGGACAGTGCAGCCCTCGCTGTATATATGCGTGAGAAACACCCTGAAATTCCTTTGGAATATGTGTTTATTGATAGCGGATGTGAGTTGCCTGAAACATACGAATACTTAGATAGAATTAGAGCTGTGCTAAGCATAGAAATAATAAGCATTCGTTCTCCTCGGGGCTTTGAATATTGGCTGAAGTACTACGGTGGGGTTCTCCCCTCTCCTACCAATAGGTGGTGTACTCGCCAACTTAAGCTAAGGCCCTATAAAGAATGGTTAAGACAACACTGCCGAGGTACCCGCGTCTATAGCTATGTTGGACTTCGGGCGGATGAAGATAGAGAGGGCTACCGTCCATCAGACGAAAATATAATTCCTGTCCATCCTTTTATAGATAATAGGCTTATGATAGACGATATCATCCAAATTCTGAGTGACGTAGGACTCGGAATGCCATCATATTATTCTTGGCGTCAACGGTCAGGATGCTTTTTTTGTTTTTTTCAACGGGATAACGAATGGCGCGGACTCCGGACAAACCATCCAACCCTCTTTGAGAAGGCATGTCAATACGAGGAACAGCATTCTGATGGCCGGACTTACACTTGGCGGGATAATGGCAGCCTTCGCGATCTTTCCTCCACGGCGGGCAATGGTATGCCCGAAGCAATAAAAAACCGGCCACTTCTCATTGATAGTATGGCTGGTATTAATGTTCAACCATTCAATCCCGAAAATTTACTCATCAGAGACAAAAAATGA
- a CDS encoding DUF87 domain-containing protein, giving the protein MRFFAKTVFEHIRKQIERHIRQGEPGSKLLFMMPSVPATVVTEVGNRLVNYCAEQSRTISPLIKVANILYREWEAADDVAIRKQITEIYNKGWRDEQGNLTSYRNASAKQGEFLVILLIGVDRVTDSSSLADFHHCDFRTIWKEELQGSFAPWVSIALNESSVGFEENTLHHFDVIFQSSIEYGLADILQISTLLEELNLKAAQDGRDAEKILLRSLGCFGLPSFSTYKFSTRRSFGPYVGDAISFFSYDAFLEDRPRQRAVETIEKFLKHRELGELFDQSVREPFDSDKAFIDALTEYIKTGNDELCIKLRRCDFVTIRDHILGFRAPKEPKPKKETVKKLTGGPVQVVLTALWNTLAEFKEEAVRQRVFAQDVLSLREIRIESCLFKHDCDGESPDERALKARTYLTRLLGGIDNLLEQQIAQTKLCREDQNVLVHSHLVREDIDCQSARSAEPFLQFSVELVGEGWERPVTKQFAWRLPEIEPYRIVDELVRWAAQGIEKAGGYCLPVFHVPYYEELMLAKDDEEIRRVLRQCIQDEGGSIFNLLSVSDLDKDDPLLKHVQKLAFEYGRFIQKAQTEGLHTALEDDWDSLRKAYEDAFDAYLFREPECAGSPLAQLLFRSFLIVCRRRSEEGDRWVWDKFEPSGVVTILHPALLEMLQAHERYLFTCFGTIAGNALSASDPRAFHSASAVWQNYIDLAAIQMPLSGLIKDRNHILDTNVRGENLIHRIGSIGNREASLTTRMLLRYDAFDEEDVSDTDLFHKSRESMLIYRILRDYRKMHPHADDGLSIAIYQNQDIQPIIAAVDQFLSEVYSEVYEDNLTKPHKYTMSVTIFTESSDDACVSRWINQWKERWEASETLGSLAHYQYSHLSVAHRLVSHQDYYHQFRKLIDEGLEVDIAILNRFIGAGEQENDFKRVEPYVVTSRTLKFPILEKSFCAVRDPGRKFQRARILSNRQFHITTRHAELMARLKNQETQQNTHHVVLGFGDYKPWEGVVDKLHQRAEWVVCIDPSIDEQLIYQKHSDTLEEREIIGFGSGVGSHGEANYTISTEQFSLADVLYRLTASIREVYSGWSADVYESVAKGVLAESRRLSGLSLVRATGVGHYIRDFMAYALTRKILSAGGDALCDQLVSLDAYRHWFDSADSDTRPDLLWIIARVGDDGRFHLDLRLIECKLAKMADTHKDKSQQQLENGLRHLIAVFTPRLNNRSIEDDRPDQRYWWLQIHRLIASKAEITRRDQERRVLTALERLAEGDYDIEWRAAAIFFWTDHAGANLSLNDVWPYAFEEQELGINVVSAGSTYVRTLCTAKAASAFPWEGSPIQFDATIIPELPIMPKDGEEKESIEPSASCIEFDHEESNVPLMQPPDEEGDVGQQQRTLPPMEIKIPDRILLGTTSKGSRPVYWEFGHKELTNRHMLVFGTSGMGKTYTIQCLLYELGRCGQNSLIVDYTNGFFDNQLEEEFKAFLQPVQHVVRKKPLSINPFRQQQVEVINGESISEGDANTAQRISGVFGEVYSFGDQQKSALYQAVKRGITASGEAGMTLTDLIPYLEEISKEKGSIGSSARSVISKILPFVDQNPFGVEDPESWERLFNDSQQRCHVIQLAGFLPDAARLITEFSLIDLFWFYRGRGTKDCPRVVVLDEVQNLDHREESPLAKLLREGRKFGFSLILATQIMSNLQKDERDRLFNAAHKLFFRPADTEVRTYADIIAISTNEKADIWMNHLTSLEKGECYSLGPSLNEATGKLEAKPFRIRITSLSERSSNI; this is encoded by the coding sequence ATGAGGTTCTTTGCAAAGACTGTATTTGAGCATATCCGCAAGCAAATAGAGCGCCATATTCGCCAGGGAGAACCTGGCAGCAAGCTCCTATTCATGATGCCTAGCGTACCGGCTACTGTGGTTACGGAAGTTGGGAACCGCCTGGTTAATTACTGTGCCGAGCAAAGCCGAACGATCTCACCACTGATCAAGGTTGCGAATATCCTTTACCGAGAGTGGGAAGCGGCAGATGATGTTGCTATAAGAAAACAAATCACCGAAATTTACAATAAGGGATGGCGCGACGAACAGGGCAACCTGACAAGCTATCGCAATGCCTCTGCTAAGCAAGGTGAATTTCTTGTAATTCTCTTGATAGGAGTTGATAGGGTCACTGATTCCTCCAGTCTGGCGGATTTTCATCACTGCGATTTTCGCACGATCTGGAAAGAGGAACTACAGGGTAGTTTTGCTCCATGGGTCTCTATAGCTTTGAATGAGTCATCGGTAGGTTTTGAGGAAAACACACTCCATCATTTTGACGTTATTTTTCAATCATCGATCGAGTATGGATTAGCGGATATCCTCCAGATCAGCACATTGCTGGAAGAGCTCAACCTGAAAGCAGCGCAAGATGGAAGAGATGCAGAAAAGATTCTGCTGCGCAGCCTTGGGTGTTTTGGTTTACCTTCTTTCTCAACGTATAAATTTTCCACTCGGCGGTCTTTTGGGCCATATGTAGGTGATGCTATATCATTCTTCTCTTATGATGCATTCCTTGAGGATCGCCCTCGCCAGCGGGCAGTTGAAACAATTGAAAAATTTCTAAAGCATCGTGAACTTGGGGAATTATTCGACCAGAGTGTTCGGGAGCCTTTCGATAGTGATAAAGCTTTTATAGATGCTCTTACAGAATACATCAAGACAGGGAATGATGAACTCTGCATCAAGTTACGCAGATGCGACTTTGTCACTATTCGTGACCATATTCTTGGCTTCCGGGCTCCCAAAGAGCCAAAACCGAAGAAGGAGACAGTTAAAAAGCTGACAGGTGGGCCTGTCCAAGTCGTACTGACTGCTCTATGGAACACGCTGGCTGAGTTCAAAGAAGAAGCAGTAAGGCAGAGAGTTTTTGCCCAGGATGTCTTGAGCTTGAGAGAGATACGCATTGAATCATGTCTTTTCAAACATGACTGTGACGGAGAATCCCCTGATGAGCGTGCGCTAAAGGCGCGCACTTATTTAACCCGCTTGCTGGGAGGGATTGATAATCTGCTAGAGCAACAGATCGCACAGACGAAACTGTGCAGAGAGGATCAGAACGTATTGGTTCATTCGCACCTTGTGAGGGAAGATATCGATTGCCAGTCGGCTCGTAGTGCAGAGCCATTCTTGCAGTTTTCCGTGGAATTGGTGGGAGAAGGGTGGGAAAGACCGGTCACCAAGCAGTTTGCATGGCGATTACCGGAAATTGAACCTTATAGAATAGTTGATGAGCTTGTGCGGTGGGCTGCACAGGGCATAGAAAAGGCGGGCGGCTATTGTCTGCCGGTATTTCACGTGCCGTACTATGAAGAGCTTATGCTTGCCAAGGATGATGAGGAGATTCGCCGTGTTCTCCGCCAGTGCATTCAGGATGAAGGCGGCAGTATATTTAATCTACTCAGTGTGTCAGACTTGGACAAAGATGACCCGCTTTTGAAGCATGTACAAAAACTGGCCTTTGAATACGGCCGCTTCATACAGAAAGCCCAGACCGAAGGATTACATACAGCCTTGGAAGATGATTGGGACTCATTAAGAAAAGCGTATGAAGATGCATTCGATGCTTATCTTTTCCGTGAACCTGAGTGTGCAGGTAGCCCGCTTGCACAGCTACTGTTCCGGTCATTCCTCATTGTCTGCCGACGGCGGAGTGAAGAGGGCGATAGATGGGTGTGGGATAAATTTGAGCCATCGGGAGTAGTGACAATTTTGCATCCTGCTTTGTTAGAGATGTTACAGGCACATGAGCGATATCTGTTTACCTGCTTTGGAACCATTGCAGGGAATGCCCTGAGTGCATCTGACCCACGAGCCTTTCATAGTGCCAGTGCCGTTTGGCAGAACTATATCGATCTAGCAGCTATACAGATGCCTCTATCCGGACTAATAAAGGACCGGAACCATATCCTGGATACGAATGTGCGAGGAGAAAATCTGATCCATCGAATTGGCAGCATAGGTAACAGGGAAGCCTCTCTTACTACGCGGATGCTCTTACGCTACGATGCTTTTGATGAGGAAGATGTGAGCGATACCGATCTTTTCCACAAGAGCCGAGAATCTATGTTGATATATCGCATCTTGAGAGATTACCGAAAAATGCATCCTCACGCTGATGATGGGTTGAGTATCGCGATCTACCAAAACCAGGACATTCAGCCGATAATCGCAGCCGTAGATCAGTTTTTGAGTGAGGTCTATAGTGAGGTCTATGAGGATAACTTAACCAAACCCCATAAGTATACAATGTCAGTGACCATATTCACTGAATCGAGCGACGATGCCTGTGTTTCCCGATGGATCAACCAGTGGAAAGAGAGATGGGAAGCATCTGAGACGCTGGGATCACTCGCTCACTACCAGTACAGCCACTTGTCTGTTGCCCACCGGCTTGTTTCCCATCAGGATTATTATCATCAATTTCGGAAGCTAATTGATGAAGGACTTGAGGTTGATATCGCCATACTGAATAGGTTTATTGGAGCTGGTGAACAGGAGAACGATTTTAAACGTGTCGAGCCTTATGTGGTGACCTCTCGTACACTTAAATTTCCTATTCTCGAAAAGTCATTCTGCGCGGTCAGGGACCCTGGCAGGAAATTCCAGCGGGCACGTATATTGAGTAACCGACAATTTCATATTACTACACGACACGCAGAATTGATGGCCCGTCTGAAAAATCAAGAGACGCAACAAAACACACACCATGTTGTGCTCGGGTTTGGTGATTACAAACCGTGGGAGGGAGTTGTTGATAAGCTTCACCAGCGAGCTGAATGGGTTGTTTGTATTGATCCAAGCATAGATGAGCAATTGATTTACCAGAAGCATAGTGATACGCTGGAAGAACGTGAGATTATCGGCTTTGGTTCTGGGGTCGGATCTCATGGCGAGGCGAACTACACAATTTCTACTGAACAGTTCAGCCTAGCGGATGTTTTGTACCGTCTCACGGCTTCTATCAGAGAAGTTTATAGTGGTTGGTCTGCCGACGTTTATGAGAGTGTAGCTAAAGGAGTCCTTGCAGAGTCCCGTCGGTTGTCAGGGCTCTCGTTAGTGCGCGCTACTGGTGTCGGCCATTACATTCGTGATTTCATGGCCTATGCACTCACCCGCAAAATCCTATCCGCAGGTGGAGATGCATTGTGCGACCAGCTCGTGTCATTGGATGCTTATCGGCACTGGTTTGATTCAGCAGACAGTGATACTCGTCCGGATCTCCTATGGATTATAGCCCGTGTAGGCGACGATGGTCGGTTTCACCTTGATCTTCGGCTGATTGAATGCAAATTGGCCAAGATGGCAGATACGCATAAAGATAAATCGCAACAGCAGCTTGAGAACGGGCTGCGTCACTTAATAGCCGTATTCACACCACGACTTAACAACAGAAGTATTGAAGACGATCGTCCAGATCAACGGTATTGGTGGCTGCAAATTCACCGGCTAATTGCCAGCAAAGCAGAAATCACCAGGCGTGACCAGGAGCGGCGGGTTTTGACCGCTTTAGAACGTCTTGCCGAAGGAGATTATGATATCGAATGGCGTGCCGCTGCCATTTTTTTCTGGACAGACCATGCCGGCGCAAATTTGTCACTCAATGATGTGTGGCCATATGCTTTTGAGGAACAGGAATTAGGAATAAACGTAGTGTCTGCCGGGAGTACTTATGTACGGACCTTGTGCACAGCTAAGGCTGCAAGTGCCTTTCCTTGGGAAGGAAGCCCTATCCAATTCGATGCCACCATAATTCCTGAGCTGCCGATAATGCCCAAAGATGGCGAAGAAAAGGAAAGTATCGAACCGAGTGCCTCATGCATTGAGTTTGACCATGAAGAGTCAAATGTGCCTTTGATGCAGCCCCCAGATGAAGAGGGGGATGTAGGGCAGCAGCAGCGCACGCTACCACCTATGGAAATCAAGATACCCGATAGAATCCTTTTGGGTACGACGTCGAAAGGCTCTCGGCCTGTTTACTGGGAATTCGGTCATAAGGAATTGACTAACCGGCACATGCTTGTTTTTGGCACTTCCGGGATGGGCAAGACCTACACGATTCAATGTCTCCTATACGAGCTTGGCCGATGCGGGCAAAACTCGCTCATTGTGGACTATACAAATGGTTTTTTCGACAATCAACTTGAGGAGGAATTTAAAGCGTTTCTTCAGCCTGTCCAGCATGTTGTTCGCAAGAAACCTCTCTCTATCAATCCCTTCCGGCAACAGCAGGTCGAGGTGATCAATGGAGAATCTATTTCTGAAGGAGATGCTAACACGGCCCAGCGTATCAGCGGTGTTTTTGGGGAAGTATACAGTTTTGGCGATCAGCAGAAGTCAGCCCTGTACCAAGCAGTGAAACGCGGAATAACTGCATCTGGAGAAGCAGGAATGACTTTAACTGACCTTATCCCCTATTTGGAAGAGATATCTAAAGAGAAAGGTTCTATTGGTTCATCTGCAAGAAGCGTTATTAGTAAAATTCTCCCCTTCGTAGATCAAAACCCATTCGGTGTGGAAGATCCGGAAAGCTGGGAGAGGTTGTTTAATGACTCGCAACAACGCTGTCACGTGATTCAGCTTGCAGGCTTTCTACCAGATGCAGCACGGCTGATTACGGAATTTTCACTTATTGATCTTTTCTGGTTTTACCGTGGACGTGGAACAAAAGATTGTCCACGGGTAGTGGTACTAGACGAAGTGCAAAATCTGGACCACCGGGAGGAAAGCCCATTGGCTAAGCTTCTGCGTGAAGGTCGCAAGTTCGGCTTCTCCCTCATCCTTGCCACCCAGATTATGAGTAATTTACAGAAGGACGAGCGCGATCGACTCTTTAATGCAGCTCATAAGCTGTTTTTCCGGCCAGCGGACACTGAAGTCCGGACATATGCGGACATCATCGCTATTTCAACGAACGAAAAAGCCGATATCTGGATGAACCATCTGACATCACTCGAAAAGGGAGAATGCTACTCGCTCGGTCCCAGTCTGAATGAGGCAACAGGAAAACTGGAGGCTAAACCCTTCAGGATCCGGATTACCTCTTTATCGGAGCGGAGCAGTAATATCTAA
- a CDS encoding DUF4007 family protein, with translation MSKASQTPTRLPRNFHKTFIPERQYIHAMLRYAASGKAGDYQEISAVTGIPTGVSSGKVPAILDYCRGMGLVRLAGGEQPGIKRPELTPFGRIVLLEDPYLKERVTQWIAHFNLCGPLMGADVWYYAFFDGTQALGMSFPREKLAEYLALVYSTQQSGLIGPLVRMYEDEASFKNCGVLSSDNNDIISRQQAPTADEFGFAYGAWMLQLMDEHFPKVGQVTVTELDAKAGWRTIPGWDISNVQRVLYLIERKGIIEVDRHMDPWILRRKATAEEMWCRIYNDLI, from the coding sequence GTGTCTAAAGCAAGTCAGACGCCAACGCGATTGCCGCGTAACTTTCACAAGACATTTATCCCAGAACGACAGTATATCCATGCGATGTTGCGGTATGCTGCTTCTGGGAAGGCAGGAGATTATCAGGAGATATCGGCAGTGACGGGTATCCCAACGGGAGTTTCCAGCGGCAAAGTGCCTGCCATTTTGGATTACTGCCGAGGCATGGGTTTAGTGAGGCTGGCAGGAGGGGAGCAGCCAGGTATTAAACGGCCAGAATTGACACCGTTTGGGCGTATTGTCCTTCTGGAAGATCCATACCTGAAAGAGCGGGTAACTCAGTGGATTGCTCATTTTAACCTCTGCGGACCACTGATGGGCGCTGACGTCTGGTATTATGCATTTTTTGATGGCACCCAGGCATTAGGCATGAGTTTCCCAAGAGAAAAACTCGCAGAATATCTAGCTCTTGTTTACAGTACTCAGCAAAGTGGTCTGATCGGCCCTCTCGTAAGAATGTATGAGGACGAAGCGTCTTTCAAAAATTGCGGTGTATTATCGTCGGATAATAACGATATCATTTCCCGGCAACAGGCGCCGACTGCTGATGAGTTTGGTTTCGCATATGGTGCCTGGATGCTCCAGCTTATGGATGAACACTTCCCCAAGGTTGGTCAGGTAACGGTTACTGAATTGGACGCGAAAGCTGGCTGGCGTACGATACCCGGCTGGGATATTTCCAATGTGCAACGTGTTCTTTATTTGATTGAACGGAAGGGAATCATTGAGGTAGACCGGCACATGGATCCGTGGATTTTGCGGCGAAAAGCTACTGCTGAGGAGATGTGGTGTCGAATCTACAACGACCTGATATAA
- a CDS encoding OmpH family outer membrane protein: MKKGKVFILTSAFCLLTPDYITPKSNRRMMMKPRSILVFPLALLATAVISPWNLFAAQAQTPAGGIAYIDSQRVVDESRAGKASLKELEDFKKKNEDELAKRDKEMKDLEDELQKQKMALSPDAQNKKEEAIRRKGIELKRFKEDKEQELKEMYFQHLNKIKEEIIQIVQKIGQEKGYTLVVNKDDSIIYADPNHDITNQVIEAYDKSMARGTQK; the protein is encoded by the coding sequence ATGAAGAAAGGAAAAGTCTTTATTCTGACTTCTGCCTTCTGCCTTCTGACTCCTGATTATATAACACCTAAATCGAACAGGAGGATGATGATGAAACCCCGAAGTATCCTTGTTTTTCCGCTTGCCTTACTGGCAACTGCCGTTATTTCTCCCTGGAACCTTTTCGCTGCCCAGGCTCAAACGCCCGCAGGAGGCATAGCCTACATTGACAGTCAGCGCGTTGTGGATGAATCCAGGGCCGGAAAGGCATCCCTGAAGGAACTGGAGGACTTTAAAAAGAAAAACGAAGATGAGCTGGCCAAACGGGATAAGGAGATGAAGGACCTGGAAGATGAGCTGCAGAAACAGAAAATGGCTCTTTCTCCCGATGCCCAGAATAAAAAAGAGGAGGCAATCCGCCGCAAGGGGATTGAACTGAAACGGTTCAAAGAGGATAAGGAACAGGAATTAAAAGAGATGTACTTCCAGCACCTGAATAAGATCAAAGAGGAAATTATTCAGATTGTCCAGAAGATCGGCCAGGAAAAAGGATACACCCTGGTCGTCAATAAAGACGACAGTATCATTTATGCCGATCCCAACCATGATATTACCAACCAGGTCATTGAAGCCTACGATAAGAGCATGGCCAGGGGAACACAGAAATAA
- a CDS encoding four helix bundle protein produces NIAEGFRKSSKVDKKRFMNTARGSLEECRYYLILSKDLGYGETAGSLLPIHSDSWLLTPDSFARIGLSGSPG; encoded by the coding sequence CTAATATCGCCGAAGGGTTTAGGAAAAGCAGTAAGGTGGATAAAAAAAGATTCATGAATACAGCTCGAGGCTCACTTGAAGAATGCCGCTATTATTTGATCCTGTCAAAGGATCTTGGCTATGGGGAAACTGCTGGAAGCCTATTGCCGATCCATTCCGACTCCTGGCTCCTGACTCCTGACTCCTTTGCCCGAATTGGGCTTTCAGGTTCACCTGGCTAG